From Enterococcus mediterraneensis, the proteins below share one genomic window:
- a CDS encoding sugar ABC transporter substrate-binding protein, producing MKLSKKILLLGLTSVLSLGTLAACGSGGDSEEKSDVLNIWGMGEEVKQLSKMTDKFTDETGIEVKIQSIPWANAHDKLLTAVASKSGPDVLQMGTTWMAEFQKAGALADMTKYIEKYDSLKPDNFYHGSVETTQFDGKSYGIPWAAETRVLFYRTDILESVGYKEAPKTWDELEDAAKKLSERGKDKYGITIDSKEQSLGFMFARQNGSKLFDGNKPLFNEAPFTGAVEYLNNFIQKGYAPKEDLGLDVSQTFSGDDAMVPMFISGPWMAKTIKDTVPDVEGKWAIATLPAKENNISSMGGSNLTVFEFSKQKDNAAKFINFMAQPENQLEWMELTDALPTATKAWEDKKLKDDPIYSVFNEQLNNSEPMPLIPEFEEIAQNYLKHFEQIYLGGNDVQSEMDALNQETEKLLNK from the coding sequence ATGAAACTATCGAAAAAGATCTTGTTACTTGGTTTGACATCAGTTTTATCGCTTGGAACTTTAGCGGCATGTGGCTCAGGTGGGGATAGTGAAGAAAAAAGTGATGTGTTAAATATCTGGGGAATGGGTGAAGAAGTTAAGCAATTATCAAAAATGACAGATAAATTCACAGATGAAACAGGTATCGAGGTGAAAATCCAGTCGATTCCATGGGCGAATGCACATGACAAATTATTGACAGCGGTCGCTTCAAAAAGTGGACCAGATGTTTTACAAATGGGAACAACTTGGATGGCAGAGTTCCAAAAAGCTGGTGCTTTAGCTGACATGACAAAATATATTGAAAAATATGACAGTTTAAAACCAGATAATTTTTACCATGGATCAGTTGAGACGACTCAGTTTGATGGAAAATCATACGGAATTCCGTGGGCAGCTGAAACACGCGTACTATTTTACCGAACAGATATTCTAGAATCAGTTGGCTATAAAGAAGCACCAAAAACATGGGATGAATTAGAAGATGCTGCGAAAAAACTATCAGAACGCGGCAAGGATAAATACGGTATCACGATTGATTCAAAAGAACAATCATTAGGTTTTATGTTTGCCCGACAAAATGGTTCCAAGCTTTTTGACGGCAATAAACCACTATTCAATGAAGCGCCATTTACAGGAGCTGTAGAATACTTGAATAATTTCATCCAAAAAGGCTATGCACCAAAAGAAGACCTAGGATTGGATGTTTCCCAAACGTTTTCTGGTGATGACGCGATGGTGCCAATGTTTATTAGCGGACCATGGATGGCTAAAACAATTAAAGATACTGTTCCTGATGTAGAAGGCAAATGGGCGATTGCGACATTGCCTGCCAAAGAAAACAACATCTCTTCTATGGGCGGTTCTAATTTGACTGTTTTTGAGTTCTCCAAACAAAAAGATAATGCAGCTAAATTTATTAACTTTATGGCACAACCAGAAAATCAATTGGAATGGATGGAGTTGACTGATGCTCTTCCAACTGCGACAAAAGCTTGGGAAGACAAAAAATTGAAAGACGATCCTATTTATAGTGTCTTCAATGAACAACTTAATAACTCTGAACCTATGCCGCTGATCCCAGAATTCGAAGAGATTGCTCAAAATTATTTAAAACATTTTGAACAAATCTATCTAGGTGGAAATGACGTTCAATCTGAAATGGATGCGTTGAATCAGGAGACAGAGAAACTGTTAAATAAATAA
- a CDS encoding carbohydrate ABC transporter permease: protein MKKKATKAPYFFISPALILLLLFSIIPIFVAFFISFTDMSLVGLADWSQIKFISFDNYKDILTDPIFLKSIKNTIFYVVIGVPVVIVLSLGLALMINFGKNKIFSIFRMIFYTPAITNVVAVAVVFSYLYNPSFGFLNYILSLFHISAVPWLTNPVMAKVSLIILGVWRAVGANMLIFLAALQGIPKEYYEAASLDGATKLQQVLYITIPSLRFSTFFVTVTTLIGWLQFFEEPFVMTNGGPLDSTTSVALFIYRNGFQFSKFGYAAAGSFILFAAIIIVTLLQFRMQKKNNENQL from the coding sequence TTGAAGAAAAAAGCTACAAAAGCCCCCTATTTTTTTATTTCACCTGCGTTGATACTATTATTACTTTTTTCAATTATACCGATTTTTGTCGCCTTTTTTATTAGTTTTACTGATATGAGTCTTGTAGGACTCGCCGACTGGTCACAAATAAAGTTTATTTCTTTTGATAACTATAAAGACATCCTTACAGACCCTATTTTTTTGAAGAGTATTAAAAATACAATATTTTATGTGGTAATCGGAGTCCCAGTGGTAATCGTTTTATCCTTAGGTTTAGCGCTGATGATCAACTTTGGAAAAAATAAAATATTCTCGATTTTTCGGATGATTTTTTATACACCGGCAATCACGAACGTTGTCGCTGTAGCTGTGGTATTCAGTTACTTGTATAATCCGAGTTTCGGTTTCTTAAATTATATTCTTTCTTTGTTTCATATTTCAGCAGTTCCGTGGTTAACAAATCCGGTAATGGCAAAAGTTTCATTGATCATTTTAGGAGTATGGCGGGCAGTTGGAGCAAATATGCTGATCTTTTTAGCTGCACTGCAAGGAATCCCTAAAGAATATTATGAAGCAGCCTCTTTAGACGGAGCGACGAAACTGCAACAGGTACTATATATCACTATCCCGTCATTACGATTCTCAACCTTCTTTGTTACAGTGACCACGCTTATCGGTTGGTTGCAATTTTTTGAAGAACCTTTCGTAATGACAAACGGTGGTCCACTAGACAGCACAACTTCTGTTGCATTGTTTATTTATCGCAACGGGTTCCAATTCAGCAAGTTTGGTTATGCAGCTGCCGGATCATTTATTCTTTTTGCTGCAATTATTATTGTGACATTATTGCAATTTAGGATGCAGAAAAAAAACAATGAAAATCAACTATAA
- a CDS encoding carbohydrate ABC transporter permease — protein MNKELQGNRNIKIALGIALAFGAVLWVLPFVWMILSAFKTDMEIMQFPPKIFPEQATWDNFKELFSAFDFTVYLKNTLIVVAFSFLGMFFNAMAGFGFAKYKFKGREPLFYLVLATMMIPGQVTMIPVYLIMNSMKLTNTMAGIILPGLVGAYGIFLFRQFMSTVSNELLEAARLDGASEWYIFSRIILPISKPVLAVQGITTFIGGWNSFLWPLIMANDEKYYTLSVGLQLLKGQYANNYSLQMAGSTFMVVPIIVIFVFLQKYILEGYNVSGHK, from the coding sequence ATGAATAAAGAATTACAAGGCAACCGAAATATAAAGATCGCATTAGGAATTGCTTTAGCGTTTGGTGCAGTCTTGTGGGTACTCCCATTCGTTTGGATGATTTTGTCAGCGTTTAAAACGGATATGGAAATCATGCAATTTCCACCGAAGATTTTTCCCGAACAAGCAACATGGGATAATTTCAAAGAATTATTTAGCGCATTCGATTTCACCGTATATTTGAAAAATACACTGATCGTCGTAGCATTTTCTTTTCTGGGAATGTTTTTCAATGCGATGGCAGGATTTGGTTTTGCCAAATATAAATTTAAAGGGCGGGAACCACTATTTTACTTAGTGTTAGCTACCATGATGATCCCAGGTCAAGTGACCATGATTCCAGTGTATTTGATCATGAACTCTATGAAGCTCACCAATACGATGGCCGGGATTATTTTACCGGGTTTAGTGGGAGCATACGGAATATTTTTATTCCGTCAATTCATGTCAACTGTTTCAAACGAATTGCTGGAGGCGGCTCGCTTAGATGGAGCAAGCGAATGGTATATTTTTTCTCGAATCATTTTACCAATCTCAAAACCAGTATTAGCTGTGCAAGGAATCACGACGTTTATCGGCGGATGGAATTCATTCCTATGGCCATTGATCATGGCGAATGACGAAAAATACTACACGTTATCGGTAGGTCTCCAGTTGTTGAAAGGACAATATGCCAATAATTATTCCTTACAAATGGCCGGCTCGACATTTATGGTGGTACCAATTATCGTCATTTTCGTTTTCTTACAAAAATATATTTTAGAAGGATATAACGTATCTGGACACAAATAA
- a CDS encoding glycoside hydrolase family 3 N-terminal domain-containing protein produces MKQENLSQLIEQMTLEEKVDQLLQLSADFYTKAAEEQTGPISELGLTDENIQNAGSILGLAGAKEAIQVQKEYLEKNRLGIPTLMMADIVHGFQTIFPIPLALGSSWDLEAAEKMAEISAKEAAVSGVHVTFSPMVDLVRDPRWGRVMESTGEDPYLNSRFAEAFVKGYQGTDLKNDFFRVAACVKHFAAYGAALAGRDYNTVDMSERTLRESYLPSYQAALEAGAKLVMTSFNTVDGIPATGNKKLFRDILRKEFGFDGVVISDWGAVKELIPHGVAEDEKAAAKLAIEAGVDIEMMTTCYSHFLAELIKENSIDERLLDEAVLRILELKNELGLFEHPHRGASEEKEAVILSEEHRKQACEIAKKSIVLLKNEAILPLKKEEKIAIIGPAAASQDVLGAWSWQGKMADAISLVTGAKKQGDNLLYGSESFDYFHPSDSAVDEAILLAQQADKVVLALGETEWMSGEAASRSDITLPSAQIELFKKIKTVNDQIVVTIYSGRPLDLRGIDDAKAIIEAWFPGTEAGNALAAILWGEYNPSGRLSMSFPESVGQVPIYYNCDSTGRPLETTNDEKYVSKYLDVSNYAKYPFGFGLSYSDFHYGALELDKDTLTPDDFLTVSVTVTNHSDISGTETVQLYVRDLVGEVIRPVKELKGFKQINLKAGESKTVRFTIEEAMLRYVHRDFRRQSDPGSFEVMVGPNSRDLQKAVFKLMN; encoded by the coding sequence ATGAAGCAAGAAAATTTGAGTCAGCTGATAGAACAGATGACATTAGAAGAAAAAGTTGATCAATTACTCCAACTGTCGGCTGATTTTTATACAAAAGCGGCAGAGGAGCAGACAGGACCAATCAGCGAACTGGGATTGACCGATGAAAATATCCAAAACGCTGGTTCGATCCTTGGTCTTGCCGGTGCCAAAGAAGCGATCCAAGTTCAGAAAGAATATCTGGAAAAAAATCGGTTAGGCATCCCAACTTTAATGATGGCTGATATCGTTCATGGCTTTCAAACGATTTTTCCGATTCCATTAGCACTAGGAAGCAGCTGGGACTTGGAAGCAGCTGAAAAAATGGCCGAGATCTCAGCGAAAGAAGCTGCTGTATCAGGAGTACATGTTACTTTTTCACCGATGGTCGATCTTGTCAGAGATCCTCGTTGGGGAAGAGTCATGGAATCGACTGGGGAAGACCCTTACTTGAACAGCCGTTTTGCAGAAGCTTTTGTTAAAGGCTATCAAGGAACGGATTTGAAAAATGACTTTTTTAGAGTCGCCGCTTGTGTGAAGCACTTTGCCGCTTATGGTGCTGCTTTGGCTGGTCGCGATTACAATACAGTGGATATGTCAGAAAGAACATTAAGGGAAAGTTATTTGCCAAGCTATCAAGCCGCGTTGGAGGCTGGAGCGAAGTTAGTGATGACTTCCTTCAATACAGTAGATGGTATACCGGCAACGGGAAATAAAAAGCTGTTTCGTGATATCTTGCGAAAGGAATTCGGCTTTGACGGAGTGGTTATTTCGGACTGGGGAGCGGTCAAAGAATTGATTCCTCACGGTGTTGCGGAAGATGAAAAGGCCGCCGCTAAATTAGCAATCGAAGCCGGCGTTGACATCGAAATGATGACTACTTGCTATTCTCATTTTTTAGCGGAACTGATCAAAGAAAACAGTATTGACGAGCGATTGCTAGATGAAGCTGTATTACGGATTCTTGAACTGAAAAATGAACTGGGATTGTTTGAACACCCTCATCGCGGAGCAAGTGAAGAAAAAGAAGCGGTCATTTTATCAGAAGAGCATCGAAAACAAGCTTGCGAAATAGCAAAGAAATCAATCGTGCTATTGAAAAATGAAGCGATCTTACCTTTGAAGAAAGAAGAAAAAATAGCAATTATCGGTCCGGCAGCTGCTTCTCAGGATGTTTTAGGTGCATGGTCTTGGCAAGGAAAAATGGCTGATGCAATCTCATTAGTTACTGGGGCAAAAAAACAAGGAGATAATTTGTTATATGGATCAGAGTCCTTCGATTATTTCCATCCTAGTGATTCAGCGGTAGATGAGGCGATTCTTCTTGCGCAACAAGCTGACAAAGTCGTCTTGGCATTAGGAGAAACAGAATGGATGAGTGGAGAAGCAGCCAGCCGCAGTGATATTACATTACCATCGGCTCAAATCGAGTTGTTCAAAAAAATCAAAACAGTAAATGATCAAATCGTTGTTACTATTTATAGCGGAAGACCTCTTGATTTGCGAGGAATCGATGATGCTAAAGCCATTATAGAAGCATGGTTTCCTGGGACTGAAGCAGGCAATGCACTGGCTGCGATTCTTTGGGGAGAATACAACCCTAGCGGTCGTTTAAGTATGTCATTTCCTGAAAGTGTCGGACAAGTACCGATTTATTATAATTGCGACAGTACTGGCCGTCCGCTTGAAACGACAAACGATGAAAAATATGTCTCAAAATATTTGGATGTGTCGAACTATGCGAAATATCCTTTCGGCTTTGGATTAAGCTATAGTGATTTTCATTATGGCGCGTTGGAGTTAGATAAAGATACATTGACTCCTGACGATTTTCTTACGGTTTCCGTCACTGTGACAAATCACTCCGATATTTCAGGTACTGAAACAGTACAGTTATATGTACGAGATCTTGTAGGGGAAGTTATCCGTCCTGTGAAAGAATTAAAAGGATTCAAACAGATCAATCTAAAAGCCGGTGAGTCAAAAACGGTCCGCTTTACGATTGAGGAAGCTATGCTTCGATACGTACACAGAGATTTTCGTCGTCAAAGTGATCCGGGATCATTTGAAGTGATGGTCGGACCTAACAGCCGTGATTTGCAAAAAGCTGTTTTCAAGCTTATGAATTAA
- a CDS encoding GH36-type glycosyl hydrolase domain-containing protein: MEKKQFIQNGVKATFLSTGDLYEIIAHDNMVNQLNGNLIDGSSNQIYLRIFDGEEIFFTPLIGSNSKSTVYFQKEGIVWKGSFKDVAYQVTFVLSALGIWFWTVELSGEKTVDVIYGQDIGNGLKGTVQSNEAYVSQYIDHKVSKTDSGYVITSRQNQPQNGKFPVVEQGSLSKTVGFSTDGYQFFGREYKKTNIPQALNKENLDNNVYQYEFAYVALQSEKIQLIEDKKESIIFYAGTKENQKTAVKAPVLEREILEEAYQSIVFSDLKGAGATFSKKIGDTVAGEPLTDQDIEELFPSRTLMEKGHDGKLLSFFSDNYRHVVLQEKESQMERAHGHILLSGTDLSVDQPPLSTTLYMYGIFNSQVVLGNTSMNKLLSNSRNSLNTVKRSGQRIYLKKEDSWHLLTLPSAFEMGLNEATWYYKLPDDMIKITTYTVADGREVRTVFSSENKKYTIAVSNHVLMNDEETPKAQLEKSNRLITVTGTDNSIIKTQYPELIYYLNVDQDYQLTDERIFGIDTDEPELQILLLPPVSNFQLTIQGSLSGADFKEIHTDQQEQEQLFTAFIDDLLNGFQLKHEAVEVESVNVLARWYAHNMLVHYLSPHGLEQYGGAAWGTRDVSQGPTEFFLAVNRPDVVRDIIKKVYANQFNDDGNWPQWFMFDRYETVKAEESHGDVIVWPMKIIADYLEKTGDFDLLKEEIPYTDRKTFKKTPTTYPLLHHLKKEITYIEENFLEDTYLSCYGDGDWDDTLQPYDNKLKKHMASSWTVALTYQVINKLSHVLKNEEQEFAGHLTELKLGIKGDFEKYILANDVIPGFVYMEEKDHPELMIHPTDMKTGIQYRLLPMNRSMIAELLTTEQVEKHLAIIKKHLQFPDGVRLMNRPAHYDGGISTNFKRAEQAANFGREIGLQYVHAHIRFTEAMAKIGKTEETWKALQTINPIQISKRVPNAEIRQSNVYFSSSDGDFSNRYEAEKDFDKLKDGSVGVKGGWRIYSSGPGIYMNQLLTNVLGIRETSDYVTFDPVLPEELNGLVMDYRILGKDSKIIFHGDQSEKKVIINGTAVAYSIEENPYRQGGLVVKIDDAIRLLKETNTVEVFY; encoded by the coding sequence ATGGAAAAGAAACAGTTTATCCAAAATGGAGTGAAAGCGACCTTTTTATCGACTGGCGATCTTTATGAGATCATTGCTCATGATAATATGGTCAATCAATTGAATGGTAACTTGATCGATGGTAGTTCTAATCAGATTTATTTAAGAATTTTTGATGGTGAGGAAATTTTTTTCACACCTTTGATCGGATCAAATAGTAAGAGTACTGTCTATTTTCAAAAAGAGGGAATCGTTTGGAAGGGCAGCTTTAAAGATGTTGCGTATCAAGTGACTTTTGTTTTGTCTGCTTTAGGCATCTGGTTTTGGACAGTCGAATTGAGTGGTGAAAAAACAGTCGATGTGATTTATGGACAAGATATCGGTAATGGCTTGAAAGGCACTGTCCAATCCAATGAAGCTTATGTTTCGCAGTACATCGATCATAAAGTCAGCAAGACTGACAGCGGATATGTGATAACATCAAGACAAAATCAACCGCAAAACGGCAAATTTCCAGTTGTTGAGCAAGGAAGTTTGTCAAAAACAGTTGGATTTTCTACAGATGGCTATCAATTTTTTGGTAGAGAGTACAAAAAAACTAATATACCTCAAGCTCTCAATAAAGAGAATTTAGATAATAATGTCTATCAATATGAATTTGCCTATGTCGCTTTGCAATCAGAAAAAATCCAGCTGATTGAAGATAAAAAAGAATCAATCATTTTTTATGCCGGTACCAAAGAGAATCAGAAAACAGCAGTGAAAGCGCCGGTTTTAGAGCGTGAGATTCTTGAAGAAGCTTACCAAAGCATTGTTTTTTCAGATTTAAAAGGTGCTGGTGCAACATTTTCTAAAAAAATTGGAGATACAGTTGCTGGTGAACCGTTAACGGATCAAGATATCGAAGAGCTTTTTCCGTCACGGACGTTGATGGAAAAAGGACATGATGGGAAGCTGCTATCCTTTTTCTCAGATAACTATCGCCATGTCGTCCTACAGGAAAAAGAAAGCCAGATGGAACGAGCTCACGGACATATTTTGTTAAGTGGAACAGATCTGTCAGTGGATCAGCCGCCATTAAGTACGACGCTATATATGTACGGGATTTTTAATTCGCAAGTTGTTTTAGGAAATACTTCTATGAACAAATTGCTGAGCAACAGTCGCAACTCTCTGAACACAGTCAAACGTTCTGGTCAGCGAATCTATCTTAAGAAGGAAGATTCGTGGCATTTGCTGACACTTCCTTCAGCATTTGAAATGGGATTGAATGAAGCGACATGGTATTATAAATTGCCAGATGATATGATAAAAATAACGACTTATACTGTTGCGGACGGAAGAGAAGTCCGAACGGTATTCAGTAGTGAAAATAAAAAATATACCATCGCTGTCAGCAATCACGTATTGATGAATGATGAAGAAACTCCTAAAGCCCAATTGGAAAAAAGCAATCGATTGATAACGGTCACTGGTACGGATAATTCCATCATCAAGACACAGTATCCTGAATTGATCTATTATCTCAATGTTGATCAGGATTACCAGCTGACTGATGAGCGCATTTTTGGCATTGATACAGATGAACCTGAACTGCAAATCTTGTTGCTTCCGCCTGTTTCAAACTTCCAGTTGACTATTCAAGGCAGCTTGTCGGGAGCAGATTTCAAAGAAATACACACTGATCAGCAAGAACAGGAACAGCTTTTTACCGCATTCATCGATGACTTACTGAATGGTTTTCAATTAAAACATGAAGCTGTGGAAGTGGAAAGTGTTAATGTTTTAGCTCGCTGGTACGCTCACAATATGCTGGTACATTATCTTTCTCCGCATGGATTGGAGCAATATGGTGGTGCGGCTTGGGGGACTCGAGACGTTTCCCAAGGACCAACGGAATTCTTTTTAGCCGTCAACCGTCCAGATGTTGTTCGCGATATTATTAAAAAAGTGTACGCAAATCAATTCAACGATGATGGTAATTGGCCGCAATGGTTTATGTTCGATCGCTATGAAACAGTAAAGGCAGAAGAAAGTCACGGTGATGTCATCGTTTGGCCAATGAAAATCATAGCGGACTATTTGGAAAAAACAGGGGATTTCGATCTTTTGAAAGAAGAGATTCCTTATACGGATCGTAAAACCTTCAAGAAAACGCCAACGACTTATCCATTGCTCCACCATTTGAAAAAGGAAATAACATATATTGAAGAAAATTTTCTGGAAGATACTTATCTTTCATGCTATGGTGATGGTGACTGGGATGATACGCTGCAACCTTACGATAACAAGCTGAAAAAACATATGGCAAGCAGCTGGACAGTGGCACTGACTTATCAGGTTATCAATAAGCTTAGCCATGTATTGAAAAATGAAGAACAAGAATTTGCGGGACATCTTACTGAGTTGAAGTTGGGAATCAAAGGAGATTTTGAAAAATATATCTTAGCTAACGATGTCATTCCTGGATTTGTTTATATGGAGGAGAAAGATCATCCTGAGTTGATGATTCATCCGACTGATATGAAGACAGGAATCCAATACAGACTCTTGCCGATGAATCGTAGTATGATCGCAGAACTTTTGACGACTGAACAGGTTGAGAAGCATCTAGCAATCATCAAAAAGCATCTGCAATTTCCAGATGGTGTTCGTTTGATGAATCGCCCGGCACATTATGACGGGGGTATCAGCACCAACTTTAAACGAGCAGAGCAAGCGGCTAATTTTGGACGTGAGATTGGTTTACAATATGTCCATGCCCATATCCGTTTCACTGAGGCAATGGCAAAAATCGGTAAGACCGAGGAAACATGGAAAGCACTTCAAACTATTAATCCGATTCAAATCAGTAAACGAGTGCCTAACGCTGAAATCAGACAATCGAATGTTTATTTCAGCAGTTCTGACGGCGACTTCAGTAACAGATATGAAGCAGAAAAAGACTTTGATAAACTCAAAGATGGAAGTGTTGGTGTAAAAGGTGGTTGGCGGATTTATTCTAGCGGACCAGGAATCTACATGAATCAGCTACTGACTAATGTTTTAGGAATTCGTGAAACCAGTGACTATGTGACGTTTGACCCAGTGCTGCCAGAAGAGCTGAATGGCTTAGTTATGGATTATCGTATCTTAGGAAAAGATAGTAAGATTATTTTCCACGGAGACCAATCAGAGAAAAAGGTAATAATCAACGGTACGGCTGTTGCTTATTCTATTGAAGAAAACCCTTATCGACAAGGCGGTTTAGTTGTTAAAATAGATGATGCAATTCGTTTGTTGAAAGAAACAAATACAGTAGAAGTTTTTTATTAG
- a CDS encoding LacI family DNA-binding transcriptional regulator: MVGIKDIAKAAGVSISTVSYALNGSPKVTEETRKKIMTIAKELNYVPNMAARTLKRQKTKIIGVFLADYGGSFYGELLEGIKRGLAVYDYEMIVCSGQKSHLFIPERMIDGAIILDWTFKSEEITNFAKRGHSLVVLDREIQHENIRKVLLDNKGGATLAIEKIAGSDSKKVFMLTGPSGYDSEKRLEASVKELERFGIAYDILKGDFTESSGYQAAEEILQKNPELPIDIFSFNDEMAVGLYKYFQKTDLSIGKDVRIIGFDNIEIGQFLQPKLATISYSKHRWGMVAAEKIIQLINNEEIEDEQIYTTFIAGNSFP, from the coding sequence GTGGTAGGGATCAAAGATATAGCAAAAGCAGCGGGCGTTTCTATTTCAACTGTTTCTTATGCATTGAATGGCAGCCCTAAAGTAACAGAAGAAACAAGAAAGAAAATAATGACTATTGCAAAAGAACTGAACTATGTTCCCAACATGGCAGCTCGAACACTAAAAAGACAAAAAACCAAAATCATTGGTGTATTCTTGGCGGATTATGGCGGTAGTTTTTACGGTGAATTATTGGAAGGGATAAAACGAGGTCTGGCAGTCTATGATTACGAGATGATCGTTTGCAGCGGACAGAAATCGCATCTTTTTATTCCTGAACGAATGATAGATGGGGCGATCATTCTTGATTGGACATTCAAATCCGAAGAAATTACTAATTTTGCAAAGCGAGGACATTCATTAGTTGTTCTCGACCGTGAAATCCAACATGAAAATATTCGTAAAGTCTTATTAGACAATAAGGGTGGTGCGACACTAGCGATTGAAAAAATAGCTGGTTCAGACAGCAAAAAAGTATTTATGCTAACAGGTCCATCAGGATACGATAGTGAAAAACGTTTGGAAGCCAGCGTCAAAGAATTAGAACGTTTTGGTATAGCATACGATATTCTAAAAGGCGATTTCACTGAATCTTCAGGATATCAAGCTGCCGAAGAAATTCTTCAAAAGAATCCTGAATTGCCAATTGATATTTTTTCTTTTAATGATGAAATGGCAGTAGGGCTGTATAAGTATTTTCAAAAAACAGATTTATCTATTGGCAAAGATGTCCGAATCATTGGTTTTGATAATATTGAGATTGGACAATTTTTACAACCTAAGTTAGCTACGATTTCTTACTCCAAACATCGATGGGGAATGGTAGCTGCCGAAAAGATTATCCAGTTGATCAACAATGAAGAAATAGAGGATGAACAGATCTATACGACGTTCATTGCTGGAAATTCATTTCCATAA
- a CDS encoding metallophosphoesterase, with amino-acid sequence MLILLGILALILGIVFYAFIIEPRRLKVKHYLIRKNKKRVLDISKADDLFSLESDVVIAHLSDLHFSRWFKPRRINKIIRSTLTTKPDLIVFTGDLLEDYQHWPVKQTTKLIEKLSNLKAPLGKIAILGNHDYRSGGKYFVMEVLKEAGFTILTNESVFGSDEKVSLAIVGIDDASSGHPKYNYERTLAEWHLMLLHQPDYIDQVQNLELYDLILSGHSHGGQILPPFYQAKVTGAKRYIENLYLPTKNTLLSVSTGIGTSSIPARFRVPPEIIYYHLSNKKEAFKTDFSEFKKTTSIVKTYSPEPKEQAIQIVKD; translated from the coding sequence ATGCTGATTCTTTTAGGGATTTTAGCGTTGATTTTAGGGATCGTTTTTTATGCGTTCATCATTGAACCGCGCCGTTTGAAAGTCAAGCACTATCTTATTCGGAAAAATAAAAAACGTGTCTTGGATATTTCCAAAGCTGACGATTTGTTTTCATTGGAATCAGATGTCGTCATCGCACATCTTAGTGATCTGCACTTTTCCCGCTGGTTCAAACCGCGGCGTATCAATAAAATCATTCGTTCGACCCTCACAACCAAACCTGATTTGATCGTTTTTACCGGAGATTTGCTGGAAGATTATCAGCATTGGCCGGTCAAACAAACGACTAAACTCATTGAAAAATTATCAAATTTAAAAGCCCCGTTAGGAAAAATAGCGATTCTCGGCAATCATGATTATCGCAGCGGTGGGAAGTATTTCGTAATGGAAGTATTGAAAGAAGCCGGTTTTACTATACTTACCAATGAATCCGTCTTTGGTTCCGATGAAAAAGTATCTCTAGCGATCGTTGGGATCGATGATGCTTCTTCAGGTCATCCAAAGTACAATTATGAACGTACATTGGCGGAATGGCATTTGATGCTTTTGCATCAACCTGATTACATTGATCAAGTCCAAAATCTGGAGCTTTATGATTTGATCCTTTCCGGACACAGCCACGGCGGACAGATCCTCCCGCCTTTTTATCAAGCAAAAGTTACTGGCGCCAAACGTTATATCGAAAATCTTTACCTACCAACTAAAAATACCCTTTTATCGGTAAGTACTGGGATCGGCACCTCGTCTATTCCTGCTCGTTTCCGTGTACCGCCAGAGATCATCTATTATCATTTATCTAATAAAAAAGAAGCTTTTAAAACAGATTTTTCTGAATTCAAAAAGACAACCAGTATCGTAAAAACTTATTCTCCCGAACCAAAAGAACAAGCGATACAAATCGTCAAAGACTGA